ATGAATCCCAATGCACAGTCACGTCAGCACCTGCTCCTGTCAGTAGTCGGTTCAGCTCCTCCGTCTCTTGTGCAGTACAAATTGGATCATTCGTACCCGCTCCGATGAACACCGGAATAGCTGACATATCAGGCAGAGCGATCCCACGGCGTGGAACCATTGGGTGGTAAAGAATCGCCCCTTTTAGCGGATTCGGGTAATGGAACAGGAGACTACCTGCGATATTTGCCCCGTTCGAATAGCCGACTGCCACGATATTGTCTCGCTCGATCTGATACGTATCCGCCGCCTGATCCAAAAACTCATGCAGCTCCTGCGTGCGGTAGACCAAATCCTCTTCGTCAAAAACACCCTCAGCTAAACGTCGGAAAAATCGCGGCATGCTGTTTTCGAGAACATTCCCACGGACACTCAGAACAGAAGCGCCTGGATAAATGCGATTGGCCAGTGGCAAGAGGTCGTTTTCATCTCCACCTGTTCCATGAAGCAGCAACAGTGTTGGTGCTTCTGAATCGGTTCCTTTTCGA
This genomic stretch from Brevibacillus sp. DP1.3A harbors:
- a CDS encoding alpha/beta hydrolase — encoded protein: MNLKHIFRKGTDSEAPTLLLLHGTGGDENDLLPLANRIYPGASVLSVRGNVLENSMPRFFRRLAEGVFDEEDLVYRTQELHEFLDQAADTYQIERDNIVAVGYSNGANIAGSLLFHYPNPLKGAILYHPMVPRRGIALPDMSAIPVFIGAGTNDPICTAQETEELNRLLTGAGADVTVHWDSYGHQLTVKEVEASAAWFTEMFRK